DNA from Mesorhizobium sp. DCY119:
TGGCTGGCGACACTTCTGACGCCGAAGGCCGACAGCGCCGAGGAGACGCGGCTGCTCAACGCGGTCACCCGCGCCTTTCCGGCCGTGACCACGGTGCGCGTCAAGGACGCGCTGGAGGTGGTCAACCGCATCGTCGGCCAGCTCGGCACGGCGATCCGCGCGGCGGCAAGTGTGGCGTTGATCGCGTCGGTGCTGGTGCTGGCCGGCGCGCTCGCCGCCGGCAACCGGGCGCGGGTCCATGATGCGGTGGTGCTGAAGACGCTGGGCGCGACGCGGCGGACGCTGATTGCCGCCTTCTCGCTCGAATACATGCTGATCGGCCTGGCGACGGCGGTGTTCGCGCTCGCTGCCGGCGGCGTCGCGGCGTGGTTTGTTGTCGCACGAATCATGACGCTGCCTTCGCGTTTTCTACCCGAGGTGGCGGTGGCAACGATCCTGATCGCGCTCGCCGTCACGGTAGGCATCGGCCTGATCGGCACATGGAGAGTGTTGGGACACAAGGCGGCGCCGGTGCTGCGGAATCTGTAGCGGGTCGCCCTGTCAATCGATCGAACGAGCTAGGCGCGGCTAGTCCTGATGGCAAAAAAAGGGTATTTTTTGGCCATTTCCTGCAATCACGCGGCATTGCGGGGTGTAACGGGTCTTGTTCTCGTCAAAAAGAATCATCATATTTGCCGCAGGCATGCTGGAGTCCCGCCAGCGGCGCCTGGGTTCATTTGAACCTGACACCCGACGGGGCAGAAGCAATAGAGGAAATCAATGGCTGACCTTCGCAACTATCAGACGCATGTCGCAAACGCGGGTACCCGCGCCGACAGCGTCATCGACGAGGGCCTGCGCGCCTACATGCTCAAGGTTTACAACCTTATGGCGCTTGGGCTCGCAATCACCGGTGTGGCCGCTCTCGCCACCATGATGATGGCGACCACCAACGATCCGGCGACCGCCGTCGCCACACTTGCCAACGGCAAGATGCTGACCAACCTCGGTGTGGCCCTTTATGGTTCACCGCTGAAGTGGGTCGTCATGCTCGCTCCGCTCGGCATGGTGTTCTTCCTGAGCGCCCGTATCCAGTCGATGAGTGTTTCCGGCGCGCAGACTGCGTTCTGGGTCTTCGCCGCCCTCATGGGCCTGTCGCTGTCGTCGATCTTCCTGGTCTTCACGGCGCAGAGCATCACGCAGACCTTCTTCGTGACCGCCGCCGCCTTCGGTGCGCTGTCGCTGTTCGGCTACACCACCAAGCGTGACCTGACCGGTATGGGCACCTTCCTGGTGATGGGCGTGTTCGGCCTGATCATCGCCATGGTCGTCAACATCTTCCTGGGCTCGCCGGCCCTGCAGTTCGCCATTTCGGCTATCGGCGTGCTGATATTCTCCGGCCTCACCGCCTACGACACGCAGAAGATCAAGGAAATGTATTTCGAGGGTGACGACGTGCTCGTTGCCGGCCGCAAGGCCATCATGGGCGCGCTGACGCTCTATCTCGACTTCATCAACCTGTTCACCTTCCTGCTGCAGTTCCTCGGCAACCGCGAGTAATCGCGACCGCTGCTGGACCAGCAACAAGACGAGGGCGGCCCAAAAGGCCGCCCTTTTCTTTTATGGAACACTCTGCTCAAATTCGGGCACGTCAATTAGAGTGCATAAATTATGAGCAGCATCAATATCAGGCCGGCAGAGGCTTCGGACCTCGATTCGATTACGGAGATCTACGCGGACGCGGTCGATCATGGCACGGCGAGCTACGAACTGGAGCCGCCATCACGGGTAGAAATGGGCGAGCGATTCGCCAGCTTGCGGGCAGAGGGGTACCCCTATGTCGTCGCCGAAGAGGGTGGCCGAATCATCGGCTATGCCTATGCCGGAGCCTTCCGCGCCCGTCCGGCCTACCGCTTCATCGTCGAGAATTCCATCTATGTCGCGCCGCAAGCCAAGGGCAAGGGCGTCGGCCGGGCGCTGCTTGAACGGCTGATCGCTGAAGCGACCGCGCTAGGCTTCCGGCAGATGATCGCGGTGATCGGCGACGGCTCACCGCAGAGCCCGTCGGTCAGGCTGCATGAGAAGCTGGGCTTCATCCATTCAGGCAAGCTGGAAGGGTCGGGCTACAAGCATGGCCGCTGGCTCGACACGGTGTTCATGCAGTTTCCGATGAATGGCGGTGCCGAGCTGCAACCCGATCCGGACTCGCTGCCGGAGCGGAAGTTCCGCGGAAAAGTATAGCGAAATCAGGCTTCTACGAGTTTCAGCGTCTTGTCGAAGACGCCGAGCACGCGGGCGAGCTCATGCCCGCGCTTGAGGATCAGGCCGCCGGCTGCGACGACGCTGAAGGCACCCTGCTTGCGGGCGAGCTTGGGGTTCTTGACGATCTGGAACAGCGGCGTCTCGCTGGCGCGCCGGAATACGGAGAACACGGCGCGGTCTGGAAGGCGGTCTATGGCATAGTCGCGCCATTCGTTTGCGGCGACCATCCGGCCATAAAGACGAAGAATCTGCTCGAGCTCACGCCTCTCGAAGGAAACCGGTAGCTCCTGCCGCTCGCGCCTGGCCTCGTGAAGGGGAATCAATATTGCTGATTCCTGCCCATCCTCCGCTCCACCTCCGCGATCGGTCATGCAGCTTAACCTTCCGTGACAGTTTGGCGACAAGAGAGTCGCGCTTTCGCCCGTGAAAAGCAAGCCCCGCCGCTCGAATACGCCCTAGGGTAGAATCAAGCCGGGTTCCTGTAACAAATCCGTACACTCTGTTTTTATAGGTGATACGCTGCCACAATTCTGACACCTTTTGCACAAGCTGCCGCCTCAATGTCAGTCGACTTTGCGGGTGTTGCCTGAGACGGTTCGGTCCGGCACCGGCCTGTAAACCCCAAGCCCCCCGCCCACGGGTCAGAGTCGGATCGAACCAACCTCAGCTTCCTCAAGGAGGCTGAGTGCGACGATCCCAAATAAATTGGAACCGGTGTCAGCTCAGTTTGGCCCCGGTTTTTTGTTGGCCGAATGCCGGCGGCCGCCGCATTCGGCTTGCAAAGAAGTATCGCGCAGGCTGCTTCAGATGGCGCCCGGCACGGCTAGTCAGATGCGGTTGCCGTCCGGCTTGCGGTAGATGGCGGCGCCCAGGACGGGGCCGGGCATGCCATCCTTGCCGACTGCCTGGAGCAGCACGGCGAAGCCGCCCTTGGTGGCGATCTTGGTTGCCGGCAGTTCATACCGTGCGGCCTTGCCGTGCCACATTCCGGCGCTCTGGATATCGGACACCGCGTTGACATATGTGACTGTGCGGCCCTTGTTTTCGCCCCGGGGCACGGCAATTGCCTGAGGCGCATCGAAATAGACCAGAACGACATGGGCCTTGGCAGAGCTCTGGTTCGCCGCCGATCCCGTTTCGATGACCAGGCTTTCGCCGGTAAGCTTGACGCTCACGTCGACGCTGAGGCCTTGCTCGGCTTTGTTCAGCTCGTCGAACGCATCCAGTATGTCGTCGCGCTTGGCGCCGTTGACGTGGATGCGGCCGTTGATCACTGCCTGGGGGGTGTAGACGGAGCGCGTCCCGAAGGAGCGCATATAGGCGTATTGGCGGTCTGTGCTGTCGGGGCTGCTGAGGGTGTCGCGCCAGCCGAGATAATCCCAATAGTCGACATGATAGGCGAGCGCCACGTAGTCACCGCCGGTAGCGAATTTTTCGAACAAAGCGTCGGCCGGGGGGCAGGAACTGCAGCCCTGGCTGGTGAACAGCTCGATCACGCCGGCAGGCCGCGTGCCGTCGGCTGCCGCCGCCGCCGTAAGGGCCGGCATCGCCAGCGCTACCACCGCCAGCCGAGAGAAAAAACGCAATTCCATGGTCGTTCCACAATCCCCACCGGCCTTTGGCCGAGTTTTTCATTGCCGAAACAATAGGCAGTGCGGCAATCAACGGGAAGTCACGTTGCGGTGACATAGTGACCTGGACGTGCCTTATAGTGTTGTAACGAGTGGTAAAGGTGCCAAGGCTAACGTTAGGGATATTGAAGCGCCAGCCAAAGAACTTTCGAGAATGCCCAACACCCTTTTCGATCATGTTGATCTCTACTGCGAAAGATTGGGCCCGGAACTCTGGGCGGAGCCGGCCAACGCCCTGACAAATCTGGCCTTTGTTCTCGCAGGCCTGTGGGGCGTGCGGGAAGTGCGCAGGCGCGGCACCGGCACGTTCGCCGAAGTGCTGGCGTGGTGGGCGGTGGCAATCGGCATCGGCTCGGCCCTTTTTCATACCTTCGCCAACAAGCTGACGATCTGGGCCGACGTGCTGCCGATTGCCGGCTTCACCCTTGCCTACACGCTCTTGAACCTGCGCCGCTTCCTCGGCTTCGGCTGGCCGAAGGCGATCGCGATCTTCGTGGGCTTCTATGCGGTGGTCGGATTTCTCACCTTCATGGTGCCCGACTGGCTGCGGCTGGCCTCGAACGGCTCGACGGGCTATCTGCCGCCGTTCCTGGCCCTGATCTTCTTCGGCATTCTGGTGACGGCGCATGGCAACCGCGCCGGCTGGTACAATCTGGCGGCTGCGGCGATCTTCGTCGCCTCGGTCACGTTCCGCGCCATCGATCCGGTGGTGTGCGATGCGTTTCCGCTGGGCACCCACTTCCTGTGGCACATTCTGAACGGGCTGATGCTGGGCGTGCTGTTGATGGCCGTCGCAAAGTATGGTGGTTTGCGCCGGACATCGCCACAATAGCTCCATCTTGCCGATCAGGAATTTCAGCGATGACAGCATCAGGCACAAGCATGCGCCCCGACGCGCGGGCGCGACGGCTCAAGGCCGGCCATTTCAGCGAGCTGGTGGTGATCGACCGCGACGGCGGGCAGCCTCGCGTCGTCTACGACAGCGGTGAACTGATCGAGGCGCCGAACTGGACGCCGGACGGCAAATGGCTGGTCTACAATGCCGACGGGCGCCTGTTCCGCATCTCGCTCGACGGCAGCGACGGGCCGCACCGCATCAACAGCGCGCCGGTCGAAAACCTCAACAACGATCACGTGATCGCGCCCGACGGGCAGAGCATCTTCGTCACGGCTTATGACGGCCATCTCTACGTCCTGCCGTTTGCGGGCGGCGTGCCGACAAGGGTCTCCCAGGAGACGGAGCGTGGCCTGCGCCACTATCTGCATGGCATCTCGCCCGATGGCGCGACGCTCGCCTATGTCGGCATGTACCGCACGCCCGAGGGCGTGGCGACGACCTGGATCTGCACGATGGCGGCTGCGGGCGGCGGCGATGTCTTTCTCACCGACGGGGCCTGTCCGGTGGATGGGCCGGAATTTTCGGCGGACGGGAAATGGATCTATTTCAACTCGGAGGCGGCAGCGGAGAGGCCCGGCCACGCGCAGATCTTCCGTATGCGCCATGATGGCAGCGCGCTGGAGCAGCTGACGCATGATGCGCGGGTGAACTGGTTTCCGCATCCATCGCCGGATGGCTCGCTGGTGGCCTATCTGAGCTATCCGGAAGGCACGACGGGACACCCCGCCGACCGCGCCGTGATCCTGCGCATGATGGACCCGGAGGGGAACAACGGCCGCGACCTCGATGCCTTCGATGGCGGGCAGGGAACGATCAACGTCAATTCCTGGTCGCCCGATTCGCGCTGCCTCGCTTATGTGCGGTATCCGAGGTACGGCTGAAGCGTTTCATATCTTGGCGGAAACAGCCCGGCGCAGACTCTCCCCTACCGCATATGGAATTCGACCCCCACTCCGTCTCGGCTTCGCCGAGCCACCTCTCCCCCGATCGACGGGGGAGAGGAAACGCCGTCGGCAATGCTCTCCCCTTTTGAGGGGGAGAGGTGGCGCGCGTAGCGCGACGGAGTGGGGGTCTGCTGCACCAAATGCGAGTGCCCTGCTCACAACAGGCACCGCGACCCATGAAAAAAGGCCCGCGACGTGATCGCGGGCCTTCTTCATTTCGATGGTTGCGTCGAGCCTGCCGTCAGGCAGCCAGATCGCGCAGGACGTATTGCAGGATGCCGCCGTTCTTGAAGTAATCAAGCTCGTCCAGCGTATCGATGCGGCAGAGGATCGGCACGTTCTTGACCGTTCCGTCGCCGTAAGTGACCTTGGCGATCATCTTCTGGCGCGGCTTGATGTCTTCAAGACCATCGATGGTCACCGTTTCGTCGCCCTTGAGGCCGAGCGAGGCCCATGAGGTGCCTTCCTCGAAGACGAAGGGGATGACGCCCATGCCGACCAGGTTCGAGCGGTGGATGCGCTCGAAGGACTGGGCGATCACAGCGCGAACGCCGAGCAGGTTGGTGCCCTTGGCTGCCCAGTCGCGCGAGGAGCCGTTGCCGTATTCGATGCCGGCGAAGATCACCAGCGGCACACCTTCCTGACGGTATTCCATCGCCGCGTCGTAGATCGGCAGCTCTTCCTTGGACGGGTAGTGGATGGTGTAGCCGCCTTCGCGTCCGTTTTCGCCGAGCATGTGGTTGCGGATGCGGATGTTGGCGAAGGTGCCGCGCATCATCACCTCATGGTTGCCGCGGCGCGTGCCGTACTGGTTGAAGTCGGCAACGCCGACGCCATGGTCGGTGAGGTACTTGCCGGCGGGCGAGGCCGCCTTGATCGAACCGGCCGGCGAGATGTGGTCGGTGGTGATCTTGTCGCCGAACAGGCCGAGCACGCGGGCGCCCTCGATCTTGCCGATGGCTTTCGGGCGAGCACCCATGCCGACGAAGTAAGGCGGGTTCTGCACATAGGTCGAGCCGTCATCCCAGGTGTAGGTCTGGCCGCTCGGTGCCTGCACCTTCTGCCAGTTCTCGTCGCCCTTGAAGACGTCGGCATATTTGCGGGCGAACAGCTCGCGGGTGACGTTCTTCTCGATGAACTCCTGGATCTCGGCCGAGCTCGGCCAGATATCCCTGAGGAACACCGGGTTGCCGTCGCGGTCCTCGCCGATCGGCTCGGTGGTGAGGTCCTTGGTGACGGTGCCGGCCAGCGCATGGGCAACGACCAGCGGCGGCGAGGCGAGGTAGTTCGCCTGCACGTCCGGCGAGACACGGCCTTCGAAGTTGCGGTTGCCGGACAGAACGGCAGCGCCGATCAGGCCCTTGTCGTTGATGGTCTTGGAGATCGGCGCCGGCAGCGGGCCGGAATTGCCGATGCAGGTGGTGCAGCCGAAGCCGACAAGGTTGAAGCCGATCTGGTCGAGTTCCTTCTGCAGGCCCGACTTTTCGAGATATTCGGCAACCACCTGCGAACCGGGGGCGAGTGAGGTCTTGACCCACGGCTTCTGCTTGAGACCGAGGCGGTTGGCGTTGCGGGCCAGAAGGCCGGCGCCGATCAGCACGCTCGGGTTGGAGGTGTTTGTGCAGGACGTGATCGCCGCGATGACGACATCGCCATGGCCGAGATCATAGTCGGTGCCTTCGACGGCGTAGCGCTTGTTCTGGTCGACGGTCTTCTTGTACTCGGTCTCCAGCGACTTGGCGAAGCCGGCGGCGATGCCTTCGAGCGGGATGCGGCCTTCGGGACGCTTCGGGCCGGCCATGGACGGGACGACCTCGCCGAGGTCGAGCTCGAGCAGGTCGGTGAAGACCGGATCGGCCGAGCCGTTGTCGCGCCACATGCCCTGCGCCTTGGAATATTCCTCGACCAGCGCGATACGGTTTTCGGTGCGACCGGACGTGTTGAGGTAGCGGATCGTCTCGGCGTCGACCGGGAAGAAGCCGCAGGTCGCGCCATATTCCGGCGCCATGTTGCCGATGGTGGCGCGGTCGGCCAGCGTCATGTTGGACAGGCCGGGGCCGAAGAACTCGACGAACTTGCCCACCACGCCCTTCTTGCGCAGCATCTGGGTGACGGTGAGCACGAGGTCGGTGGCGGTGACGCCTTCCTTGAGCTTGCCGGTGAGGCGGAAGCCGATGACTTCCGGCAGGAGCATGGAAACCGGCTGGCCGAGCATGGCAGCCTCGGCCTCGATGCCGCCGACGCCCCAGCCGAGAACGCCGAGGCCGTTGATCATCGTCGTGTGCGAATCAGTGCCGACGCAGGTGTCGGGATAGGCGGTCGTTTCGCCGTCCTCGGCGTTGGTCCAGACGACCTGGCCGAGATATTCGAGATTGACCTGATGGCAGATGCCGGTGCCGGGCGGAACGACGCGGAAGTTGCGGAACGCCTGCTGGCCCCACTTCAGGAACTTGTAGCGCTCCTGGTTGCGCTCATATTCGAGCTCGACATTGCGGGCGAAGGCGAGCGGGGTGCCGAATTCGTCGACGATGACGGAGTGGTCGATGACCAGATCGACCGGAACCAGCGGATTGATCTTCTGCGGGTCGCCGCCGAGATTGGCCATGGCATCGCGCATCGCTGCGAGGTCGACGACGGCGGGAACGCCGGTGAAATCCTGCATCAGCACGCGGGCCGGGCGGTAGGCGATCTCGACGCCGGCGGTGCCCTTGTCGACCAGCCAGCCGGCGACGGCCTGGATCGATTCCTTGGTGACGGAGCGGCCGTCCTCATTGCGCAGCAGGTTTTCCAGCAGCACTTTCATCGAATAGGGCAGCTGGGAAATGCCGGTCAGGCCGTTCTTCTCGGCCTCGGGCAGGCTGTAATATACATATTCGGCACCGCCTGCGGTCAGGGTGCGGCGGCAATTGAAACTGTCTAGTGATTTGGACACGTGCGATCCATCCTTGTCTGTTCAGCCTGAAAGGGAACGGACTCCGATGGGCATGCAATCACGCGCAAAGGTGCGGGTACGGCCATTTCCGCTGTCCGGTCCCAAGCAACCCGAGCCGTTCAAGGCGGCGCGTGCGCTGGTTCGGCGCAAATTCATTTTACCGCACCGACCGCTGGTGTGGTTGGGTGGCATATAGAGAATTTTCTGGAATAGTTCTAGACCGGTTTTGGGCAAATTTGCTGCGACGCACATTGGCCGCTAGGAATATTCCGACGACGGGGGAGCAATGCGGCTGATTGCCGAAAATCTGAGCGGGCAACGCGGCGGCGAAACCGTCTTTTCGGGCGTGGCTTTTGCGCTCAGCGAGGGCGAAGGCCTGGTCGTGACCGGTCCGAACGGCGCCGGCAAGTCGACGCTGCTGCGCGTTGTCGCAGGCCTGTTGCCAATTGCGGAAGGCGCGGTCCGGCTCGACGGTGGCGGCGAGGTATTCCCGTCGGTCGGCTCGGCCTGCCATTATCTCGGCCATGAGAATGCGATGAAGACGGCGCTGACGGTGACGGAAAATCTGGTCTTCTGGCAGGATTTTTTCGGGCGGGCGCATCTGTCGCCTATGGAAGCGCTCGAGATGGTGGGGTTGGAAACCATCGGCCACCTGCCCTTCGGCTATCTGTCGACCGGCCAGCGCCGGCGTGTGGCGATCGCCAAGCTGCTGGTCAGCCACCGCCCGGTCTGGCTGCTGGATGAGCCGACGGCGGGGCTGGACAAGGCCTCGGAAGTGCAGTTTTCGGAATTGATGAGAGTTCATCTGGAAGACGGCGGGGTGATCGTGGCCGCGACTCACCTGCCGCTCGGGCTTGAGGGGGTGCAGGCGTTGAGGATGGGGGACGCCACCTGATGCTGGCCCTCTACCTCCGCGATGTCAGGCTGGGCGTCCGCGCCGGCGGCGGGGCGCTGACGGGGGTGCTGTTCTTTCTGGCCGTCATCGCGACGATCCCCTTCGGCGTCGGGCCGGATCTTAATTTGCTGGCCCGCATCGGCCCGGCGATCCTGTGGATCGGGGCGCTGCTGGCCTCGCTGCTCGGTCTCGACCGGCTGTTCCAGGCCGACCGCGAGGATGGTTCGCTCGATCTGCTGATTCTTGCCAACGACCGGCACCTGCTGGCCTTCACCGTCTTCGTCAAATGCCTGGCGCACTGGACAGCGAGCGTGCTGCCGCTGGTGATCGCCGCCCCGCTGCTCGGCCTGTTTATGAACATGGAGCCGCTTGGCATAGGCGCGGCTGCCCTGACGCTGCTCGTCGGAACGCCGGCCATCACCTTCATTGGTGCTGCGGGTGCCGCCGTTGCCGTGGCGCTGCCGCGCGGCGGGCTGCTTGTTTCGGTGCTGGTGCTGCCGCTGGTCATTCCCGTGCTGATCTTCGGCGTTTCGGCGAGCTACGGCGCGGTCGCCGAGCCGGACCCGTTTCTGCCGCCGTTCCTCATCCTCTGCGCGCTGACGCTGTTTCTGGCCGTCATCGGCCCGGTCGCGGCGGCGCTGGCGCTGCGCTGGGGTGCTGATTGAACGCCATCACGATCCGGTCATCGCGCATTCGTCGCACTTTAGGTCGATTGCGGCAGAGCGGCAGCGCGGCTATGTAACGGCGATGAGCCAGCAGCGCCCATATGTTTTCGCGATATTGCCCGTGTGCCCGGCTGCCCTCCGGCATCGGAGGCGGTCATGAGTGTGCATGACATGTATGTTTCGGCGGCCTATGGCATTTCCGCGCTGGTGATTGCCGGGCTCGTGTTCTGGATCATTGCCGACCAGCGCGCGCGTCAGCGCGAGATGGCCGAGCTCGAGGCGAGCGGCGCCAGGCGGCGCTCCGACCGCGCTGGTAAAGCGAAATGACGCTGCAAGCCGAACCGCAAAAGCCGCGCCGCAAGCTGCTGGCGCTTCTGCCGCTGGTGATTTTCCTGCTGCTTGCCGGCATCTTCCTCATGCAGCTTCTGTCGGGGCGCGACGTTGCGGTGGTGCCTTCGGCCCTGATCGGCGAGACGGCGCCCGAAACGAAACTGCCCCCGCTGGAAGGCGTTTCGCTGCCGGGTCTCGAATCGAGCGCGTTTGCCGGCAAGGTCACGCTGGTGAATGTCTTTGCCTCCTGGTGCGCGCCGTGCCGTGA
Protein-coding regions in this window:
- a CDS encoding Bax inhibitor-1/YccA family protein; this translates as MADLRNYQTHVANAGTRADSVIDEGLRAYMLKVYNLMALGLAITGVAALATMMMATTNDPATAVATLANGKMLTNLGVALYGSPLKWVVMLAPLGMVFFLSARIQSMSVSGAQTAFWVFAALMGLSLSSIFLVFTAQSITQTFFVTAAAFGALSLFGYTTKRDLTGMGTFLVMGVFGLIIAMVVNIFLGSPALQFAISAIGVLIFSGLTAYDTQKIKEMYFEGDDVLVAGRKAIMGALTLYLDFINLFTFLLQFLGNRE
- a CDS encoding GNAT family N-acetyltransferase, yielding MSSINIRPAEASDLDSITEIYADAVDHGTASYELEPPSRVEMGERFASLRAEGYPYVVAEEGGRIIGYAYAGAFRARPAYRFIVENSIYVAPQAKGKGVGRALLERLIAEATALGFRQMIAVIGDGSPQSPSVRLHEKLGFIHSGKLEGSGYKHGRWLDTVFMQFPMNGGAELQPDPDSLPERKFRGKV
- a CDS encoding DUF2794 domain-containing protein, which translates into the protein MTDRGGGAEDGQESAILIPLHEARRERQELPVSFERRELEQILRLYGRMVAANEWRDYAIDRLPDRAVFSVFRRASETPLFQIVKNPKLARKQGAFSVVAAGGLILKRGHELARVLGVFDKTLKLVEA
- a CDS encoding DUF1223 domain-containing protein, with product MELRFFSRLAVVALAMPALTAAAAADGTRPAGVIELFTSQGCSSCPPADALFEKFATGGDYVALAYHVDYWDYLGWRDTLSSPDSTDRQYAYMRSFGTRSVYTPQAVINGRIHVNGAKRDDILDAFDELNKAEQGLSVDVSVKLTGESLVIETGSAANQSSAKAHVVLVYFDAPQAIAVPRGENKGRTVTYVNAVSDIQSAGMWHGKAARYELPATKIATKGGFAVLLQAVGKDGMPGPVLGAAIYRKPDGNRI
- a CDS encoding ceramidase domain-containing protein, with translation MPNTLFDHVDLYCERLGPELWAEPANALTNLAFVLAGLWGVREVRRRGTGTFAEVLAWWAVAIGIGSALFHTFANKLTIWADVLPIAGFTLAYTLLNLRRFLGFGWPKAIAIFVGFYAVVGFLTFMVPDWLRLASNGSTGYLPPFLALIFFGILVTAHGNRAGWYNLAAAAIFVASVTFRAIDPVVCDAFPLGTHFLWHILNGLMLGVLLMAVAKYGGLRRTSPQ
- a CDS encoding biopolymer transporter Tol, with product MTASGTSMRPDARARRLKAGHFSELVVIDRDGGQPRVVYDSGELIEAPNWTPDGKWLVYNADGRLFRISLDGSDGPHRINSAPVENLNNDHVIAPDGQSIFVTAYDGHLYVLPFAGGVPTRVSQETERGLRHYLHGISPDGATLAYVGMYRTPEGVATTWICTMAAAGGGDVFLTDGACPVDGPEFSADGKWIYFNSEAAAERPGHAQIFRMRHDGSALEQLTHDARVNWFPHPSPDGSLVAYLSYPEGTTGHPADRAVILRMMDPEGNNGRDLDAFDGGQGTINVNSWSPDSRCLAYVRYPRYG
- the acnA gene encoding aconitate hydratase AcnA, producing MSKSLDSFNCRRTLTAGGAEYVYYSLPEAEKNGLTGISQLPYSMKVLLENLLRNEDGRSVTKESIQAVAGWLVDKGTAGVEIAYRPARVLMQDFTGVPAVVDLAAMRDAMANLGGDPQKINPLVPVDLVIDHSVIVDEFGTPLAFARNVELEYERNQERYKFLKWGQQAFRNFRVVPPGTGICHQVNLEYLGQVVWTNAEDGETTAYPDTCVGTDSHTTMINGLGVLGWGVGGIEAEAAMLGQPVSMLLPEVIGFRLTGKLKEGVTATDLVLTVTQMLRKKGVVGKFVEFFGPGLSNMTLADRATIGNMAPEYGATCGFFPVDAETIRYLNTSGRTENRIALVEEYSKAQGMWRDNGSADPVFTDLLELDLGEVVPSMAGPKRPEGRIPLEGIAAGFAKSLETEYKKTVDQNKRYAVEGTDYDLGHGDVVIAAITSCTNTSNPSVLIGAGLLARNANRLGLKQKPWVKTSLAPGSQVVAEYLEKSGLQKELDQIGFNLVGFGCTTCIGNSGPLPAPISKTINDKGLIGAAVLSGNRNFEGRVSPDVQANYLASPPLVVAHALAGTVTKDLTTEPIGEDRDGNPVFLRDIWPSSAEIQEFIEKNVTRELFARKYADVFKGDENWQKVQAPSGQTYTWDDGSTYVQNPPYFVGMGARPKAIGKIEGARVLGLFGDKITTDHISPAGSIKAASPAGKYLTDHGVGVADFNQYGTRRGNHEVMMRGTFANIRIRNHMLGENGREGGYTIHYPSKEELPIYDAAMEYRQEGVPLVIFAGIEYGNGSSRDWAAKGTNLLGVRAVIAQSFERIHRSNLVGMGVIPFVFEEGTSWASLGLKGDETVTIDGLEDIKPRQKMIAKVTYGDGTVKNVPILCRIDTLDELDYFKNGGILQYVLRDLAA
- the ccmA gene encoding heme ABC exporter ATP-binding protein CcmA — translated: MRLIAENLSGQRGGETVFSGVAFALSEGEGLVVTGPNGAGKSTLLRVVAGLLPIAEGAVRLDGGGEVFPSVGSACHYLGHENAMKTALTVTENLVFWQDFFGRAHLSPMEALEMVGLETIGHLPFGYLSTGQRRRVAIAKLLVSHRPVWLLDEPTAGLDKASEVQFSELMRVHLEDGGVIVAATHLPLGLEGVQALRMGDAT
- the ccmB gene encoding heme exporter protein CcmB, with product MLALYLRDVRLGVRAGGGALTGVLFFLAVIATIPFGVGPDLNLLARIGPAILWIGALLASLLGLDRLFQADREDGSLDLLILANDRHLLAFTVFVKCLAHWTASVLPLVIAAPLLGLFMNMEPLGIGAAALTLLVGTPAITFIGAAGAAVAVALPRGGLLVSVLVLPLVIPVLIFGVSASYGAVAEPDPFLPPFLILCALTLFLAVIGPVAAALALRWGAD
- the ccmD gene encoding heme exporter protein CcmD, translated to MSVHDMYVSAAYGISALVIAGLVFWIIADQRARQREMAELEASGARRRSDRAGKAK